The Paenibacillus polymyxa M1 DNA segment CCGCCTTCTGGGCTTTCTGATCCTCCCAATACACTTCACTGATCATATCCGCCAAAACGTCAGAAGTTCGTTTTAACTCCTCCTCCGTGTTGTCAATCCCTCCGATTTCGATCAAAATGCTATGCGAAGACAAGCTTTGATTATATTCACCGTTGTTTCCTTTGCCGCCATCTTTTCCCCATACACCTCGTGATACGCCGTGATAGGATTTTTCCAGCTTTTCATGAATACGAGCAGCAAAAGCTTCATTTTTACGCCAATTTTTGTTGTCATGTCCGATGATAAAATACACTTTGGCATAAGAAAGTCCATTAATGGTGGCTGTTGTTTTTCCATGACGTTGGGAATCACGATGAATATCAAGTAGATAAGTTAAACCTTTATTTTGAGCCAAAACCTCCTTGACTGTTGCGCGTGAATATTTATAGGAGTAGTTCCAATTGTAATTTTGAACTGTGGTGGCATAATCCTTGTTTACATGCAGTGTAGATATCCCTTGCTTTTCCAGTCTCTTCTTTACGAAGTCACCTACCCTTGATACATTAGCTGACTTAGAACCTGAATTGGGGTTAGAACTGGTTTTGCTCAGTAATGGATTATATGCTTCTCTGGGATGAGAATGGTAGATTAATATACGCTTCTCCCCTTTGGCGGCATCACCTGGATCATCCTCACGTGCAGGGTCTGTTTCCGGTGTTGTCGGAATATCCGGCGTAGTAGACGGCGGGTTCTCAGCTGCGTCTGAACCCCCAGGGGTATCTGTCGTTCCCTGATCAGGCTGATAATCCGTAGGACCCTCTACCTTGTCGTTCCCCGAACCCTTGCGCAGCAAGACAGGCGCACCAGCAGACATGCCAGGAATTTCACGAGAAATGAGACTTTTGGGATCCTGCGGATTAATACCTGTAAGCATCTGAAAAACAAATGGCGACCATTGTTCACCCGACAACGAAGAATGCTGCTTCTTTTGTGCCAAATGAGGTACCTCCATACCTAGCATATCCGCGAAAAAACCGCTGGACACCGAGCCTGCCAATCCTTTCATCGAAGAAACAGGAGAGGTTTGCAAACGATTTTCTGCCAACCCTCCTAGTCCCAAAACGACAAATAAAAGCGCCGAGCCCATGATAAGCAGCACAAGCGTATGTCCCATTGCCAAAATTTCGATACCTTTTCTTCTCCATCTTCCGACGTTCCAGGTCTGAATTTTTTTCATGTGAGCCTTGTCCTCCTTCGTCCCGTCGAAACCCGCTTATTACATTCAGAACACAGGGTTCCTATCTGTTGCGGAAATCTCTTATACTTCAACTCTATGAACGGAGAACAATTACTAGAACACAAAAATCTCTATCACAGGTCCAGCCCACCCCTTTTCGAAAGAGATAAGCTACCTGTTAAATAGAGATTTTTGTGTCGTGTCTTAGAAAGATGGTTTTGCTAGCCCTTCATTAATGCGTATAAGCGGCGACATTGTCGGGATCAACAGCCTCATGTAGAGCAGCGTTCAATCCGGTCGCAATGATATTCGCGATATCTTCAATGAATTCATCAATCTCTTTTGGAGTCACAATCAAATCATGCCCTAGTGGTTGGAGCACCTCTTTCACTAGCCCAAGTCTCTCAGGTTCTGATATTTCATCCAACATTCCGAGAATTACTTTGGTAGAAGCTTTTTCTTTGGTAAAATGTGTTTTCATCAGTTCGATTACATTGTTGACGATGGTCGAAGCATAGCATACCGTTGGAACGCCGATAGCGATACACGGAACCCCCATAATATCCTTGGTGATACCACGCCGCTTGTTGCCAATACCTGAACCTGGATGTATTCCGATATCCGCCACTTGGATAGTCGTATTGACACGCTCTAGTGAACGTGACGCCAAAGCATCAATAGCAATAATCAGTTCTGGTTTTGTGCGATCCACAATGCCTTGAACGATCTCACTGGATTCGATTCCCGTGATACCAAGAACACCCGGCGCAATTGCACTCACATCCCGATATCCAGGGTTGATCTGATCAGGTGTCAGTTCAAAATATTGACGGGTGACCATTAAATTTTCAACAACAAGCGGACCCAGCGAATCAGGAGTAACGTTCCAATTCCCCAGCCCTACCACCAGCACCCTTGCCACCTTAGAGATCCCTATTTTTTGTATAAAATGCTCCATTTCTTTGGCAAAGGCAATAGCTACCCGTTGCTGAAGTCCAGTGTCGCCTTCACGCAAGCCAGGTACTTCGAGTGTAACGTAATGCCCTTGTACCCGCCCAATACGGTTGGCTCCTTCTTCATTTAATACATCCAGCCGCGTAATTTTAATACCGTTATCTTCCTCCACATTCTCATTTATACCTGCCAGCGGTACAGGCTGATTCCGTTCTGCCAGCTCTCTTGCCTCTAATGCCAAATCCGTGCGTACCGCATACTTCTGCAAATCCAGATCCATCTTTTAAACCTCCTTGTATACCATCTCTGGCTATAGTGTGCGAGACACCCAGCAGGTTTATGCACATCCATTTTCATCCTGTAATTTGCATCGTCTTAGAATGTTTTCTTATTGCAATTTGAGGTGTGGCGTGCTAAAATATTTTAAGTTGTGAAACGTTTGTGTTCATAAGTAATGCCTTTACAGGAGGTGAATGTAATGCCAAACATCAAATCCGCTATCAAACGCGTTAAAACTAGCGACAAACGCCGTGCGTTGAACGCTTCCCAAAAATCCGCGCTTCGTACAGCAGTAAAAGCTGCCGATACAGCGTTGGTAGGTAACGAAGCTGAAGCTGCTGCTGCTGCTTTCAAAGTGGCTTCCCAAAAGCTGGACAAGGCTGTAACTAAAGGTCTGATCCACAAAAATGCAGCTGCTCGCAAGAAATCCCGCTTGGCGAAAAAACTTAACGCTCTTACAGCTCAAGCGTAAGCAAGAGCTACTTTTATACGTTAATGAAAAAATCCTGACCAGCCTTGGCTGATCAGGATTTTTTAGTTTATAACCTTTATGAGATTAGATTGAAGCACCTGCTCCCATTTTCATCAAAAATAGTTCGAGTCCCAGCACCTTGTCAACAACACCTGTTTTCATATGATAGTCCAGCTCGCCCAGTTCATAGAGAAGCTGGCGCAGCTGCTCAGGACGGAAGCGTCGCGCTTGATCCCCTGCAACTTTCACCCCATAAGGATGCAAGCTGAGCTGACTCGCAATTTGTTGCCGAGAATAGCTTTGACCTGCCAGCTCTTTGACCTGCAACATAATACGAAACTGCCGTGTGATCAAAGCTGCAATCTTGATTGGTTCCTCTTTTTGCTTAAGCAATTCATAAAAAATACTGAGCGCCTTATCCAGCCGCAAATTAGCCAGATCCTCAACCATCGCAAATACGTTTTGCTCTGTATTACGAGGCACAAGGGATTCAATGTCAGCGGATGAGATTGTT contains these protein-coding regions:
- a CDS encoding stage II sporulation protein P, which encodes MKKIQTWNVGRWRRKGIEILAMGHTLVLLIMGSALLFVVLGLGGLAENRLQTSPVSSMKGLAGSVSSGFFADMLGMEVPHLAQKKQHSSLSGEQWSPFVFQMLTGINPQDPKSLISREIPGMSAGAPVLLRKGSGNDKVEGPTDYQPDQGTTDTPGGSDAAENPPSTTPDIPTTPETDPAREDDPGDAAKGEKRILIYHSHPREAYNPLLSKTSSNPNSGSKSANVSRVGDFVKKRLEKQGISTLHVNKDYATTVQNYNWNYSYKYSRATVKEVLAQNKGLTYLLDIHRDSQRHGKTTATINGLSYAKVYFIIGHDNKNWRKNEAFAARIHEKLEKSYHGVSRGVWGKDGGKGNNGEYNQSLSSHSILIEIGGIDNTEEELKRTSDVLADMISEVYWEDQKAQKAGTNVSDTKKSNSGN
- the gpr gene encoding GPR endopeptidase, translating into MDLDLQKYAVRTDLALEARELAERNQPVPLAGINENVEEDNGIKITRLDVLNEEGANRIGRVQGHYVTLEVPGLREGDTGLQQRVAIAFAKEMEHFIQKIGISKVARVLVVGLGNWNVTPDSLGPLVVENLMVTRQYFELTPDQINPGYRDVSAIAPGVLGITGIESSEIVQGIVDRTKPELIIAIDALASRSLERVNTTIQVADIGIHPGSGIGNKRRGITKDIMGVPCIAIGVPTVCYASTIVNNVIELMKTHFTKEKASTKVILGMLDEISEPERLGLVKEVLQPLGHDLIVTPKEIDEFIEDIANIIATGLNAALHEAVDPDNVAAYTH
- the rpsT gene encoding 30S ribosomal protein S20, with amino-acid sequence MPNIKSAIKRVKTSDKRRALNASQKSALRTAVKAADTALVGNEAEAAAAAFKVASQKLDKAVTKGLIHKNAAARKKSRLAKKLNALTAQA